A single region of the Triticum dicoccoides isolate Atlit2015 ecotype Zavitan chromosome 2B, WEW_v2.0, whole genome shotgun sequence genome encodes:
- the LOC119361729 gene encoding uncharacterized protein LOC119361729 has protein sequence MSSLPPVATISCIAIDAREDLRRKEYATAISRMEFLVQPIRRTALMEEVNGNEICSRCTIQLWRQDPKSSPNGHSPQVALTGRFVRRMGQPQSRGMMNLKNLSNL, from the exons ATGAGTTCTCTCCCACCCGTCGCCACGATTTCTTGCATCGCCATTGACGCCCGCGAAGATTTGCGACGGAAGGAATACGCGACTGCGATATCCAGGATGGAGTTCCTCGTGCAACCGATTAGGAG GACCGCGCTGATGGAGGAGGTGAACGGCAACGAGATATGCAGCCGCTGCACTATCCAACTGTGGCGACAGGATCCGAAGAGCTCTCCCAATGGCCACAGCCCACAGGTAGCGTTGACGGGCAGATTTGTGCGGCGGATGGGGCAGCCGCAGTCGAGGGGGATGATGAACCTCAAGAATCTGAGCAATCTATAG
- the LOC119361721 gene encoding G-type lectin S-receptor-like serine/threonine-protein kinase At2g19130, producing MPALYTLLLLLLVSSLHAPPCSSTTSHDTLTAAQTLAVGDKLVSSNGKFALGFFQPAARTTISKSDTTTSPNWYLGIWFNKIPVFTTVWVANREKPISGPELHLTQLKISSDGNLAIVNHAGTESVLWSTHISNRRQTNINTSTTTVLLNSGNLVLTEGPSSSLPLWQSFDHPTDVLLPGAKGGRNKLTGLTRLGISKKSLIDPGLGSYTLELATSGIIMKRRNPSVVYWNWEYGTSQMSKLLPVIMMVLNSDSRTKGLINVTYVDNNEEEYYMYTSPDESASTLSLDISGQIKLNIWSEAEQSWQTVQSKPIDPCTPTATCGPFTVCNGTARGTARPFCDCMESFSQKSPTDWYLDDRTGGCIRNTPLHCPSNKTSSTDMFHPIAHVTLPYNPKSIQNITTQSKCEEACRGSCSCTAYSYNNNMCSVWHGELLSVNLNDGIEIFAEDVLYLRLAANDFPSLSKNKRKLSVGVVIAASIISFVLIMLVMFLVVQRNKFKWCCSPLYDNQGCGGIIAFRYTDLVHATKNFSEKLGGGGFGSVYKGVLSGSTPIAVKRLDGARQGEKQFRAEVSSLGLIQHINLVKLIGFCCEGHNRLLVYEHMLNGSLDGHLFKSNFGVLSWRTRYQIALGVARGLFYLHQSCHKCIIHCDIKPENILLDASFAPKVADFGLATFLGRNFSRILTTFRGTVGYLAPEWLSGVAVTPKIDVYSFGMVLLEIISGRRNSGEEYTSNSYHVEYFPVQVVNRLHKGDVGSLVDPQLHGDFNTVQVERVCKVACWCIQDNEFDRPAMDEVVRVLEGLQEIDMPPMPRLLAAITEHSDTTSM from the coding sequence ATGCCTGCCCTCTACACATTACTCCTACTTCTCCTCGTCTCCTCCTTGCACGCTCCTCCATGTTCCTCTACAACTTCACATGATACTCTCACGGCTGCCCAGACGCTTGCCGTTGGCGACAAGCTCGTCTCAAGCAACGGCAAGTTCGCGCTCGGCTTCTTCCAGCCTGCAGCACGCACCACCATCAGTAAGTCCGACACCACCACCTCCCCCAACTGGTACCTTGGCATATGGTTCAATAAGATTCCGGTTTTCACTACCGTGTGGGTTGCTAATAGAGAGAAGCCAATATCCGGCCCTGAGCTCCACCTAACACAGCTCAAAATCTCTAGCGATGGCAATCTTGCCATCGTGAACCATGCCGGTACCGAGTCTGTACTCTGGTCCACTCACATCAGCAATAGAAGACAAACCAACATAAACACCAGTACTACCACCGTTCTCTTGAACAGCGGAAACCTTGTACTCACAGAAGGCCCATCATCTAGTCTGCCGTTGTGGCAGAGTTTCGACCACCCAACAGATGTTCTGCTTCCTGGTGCCAAGGGAGGCCGGAACAAGCTCACCGGTTTGACTAGACTGGGCATCTCAAAGAAGAGCCTGATTGATCCAGGTCTTGGCTCATACACCCTTGAACTAGCCACCAGTGGGATTATCATGAAACGCCGAAATCCCTCAGTAGTGTACTGGAATTGGGAATATGGAACATCACAAATGTCCAAACTTTTGCCAGTAATTATGATGGTTCTAAATTCGGATTCGCGGACCAAAGGTTTGATTAACGTAACATACGTTGATAACAACGAAGAGGAGTACTACATGTACACTTCACCTGATGAATCAGCTTCCACATTATCACTAGACATCTCTGGCCAGATCAAGCTGAATATATGGTCGGAAGCCGAACAGTCGTGGCAAACAGTACAATCCAAACCTATTGATCCCTGCACTCCGACGGCAACCTGCGGACCTTTCACGGTCTGCAATGGCACTGCACGCGGTACTGCACGTCCATTCTGTGATTGTATGGAGAGCTTCTCTCAGAAGTCACCAACGGATTGGTACCTTGATGATCGGACAGGAGGATGCATCAGAAATACACCATTACATTGCCCTAGCAACAAGACAAGTTCAACAGACATGTTCCACCCTATTGCTCATGTTACATTGCCCTACAATCCAAAAAGCATACAAAATATTACCACTCAGAGCAAATGTGAAGAAGCTTGTCGAGGTTCCTGCTCCTGCACTGCTTATTCCTATAACAATAACATGTGCTCTGTCTGGCATGGGGAATTGCTTAGTGTAAATCTGAATGATGGCATTGAAATTTTTGCTGAAGATGTTCTTTACCTTCGCCTTGCGGCCAATGATTTTCCAAGTCtgagcaaaaacaaaagaaaactaagcgtTGGAGTTGTTATTGCTGCAAGCATTATTAGCTTTGTGTTAATAATGCTCGTGATGTTCTTAGTGGTTCAGAGGAACAAATTCAAGTGGTGTTGTTCTCCATTATACGATAACCAAGGTTGTGGTGGGATTATTGCCTTCAGATACACCGATTTAGTTCATGCTACAAAAAACTTCTCTGAAAAGCTGGGAGGAGGTGGTTTTGGCTCTGTTTATAAGGGAGTTTTAAGTGGATCGACTCCGATAGCGGTGAAAAGGCTTGATGGTGCTCGCCAGGGAGAGAAGCAATTTAGGGCTGAGGTGAGCTCACTTGGACTGATCCAACATATCAATCTAGTCAAATTGATTGGTTTCTGCTGTGAAGGACATAATAGGTTGCTTGTCTATGAACATATGCTAAATGGATCTCTTGATGGTCATCTATTTAAGAGCAATTTTGGTGTGTTAAGTTGGAGGACCAGGTATCAAATAGCCCTAGGAGTTGCTAGAGGATTGTTCTACTTGCATCAGAGTTGCCACAAGTGCATCATACACTGTGATATTAAGCCAGAAAACATACTCCTCGATGCATCGTTTGCTCCTAAAGTTGCAGACTTTGGGTTGGCAACGTTTCTGGGAAGAAATTTTAGTCGAATTCTGACTACATTCAGGGGAACTGTAGGTTATCTTGCCCCAGAGTGGCTTAGTGGAGTTGCTGTTACACCAAAAATTGATGTTTATAGCTTTGGCATGGTATTGTTGGAAATCATATCGGGAAGGAGAAATTCAGGTGAAGAATACACTAGCAACAGTTATCATGTTGAATATTTCCCTGTACAAGTCGTCAACAGGCTTCATAAAGGCGATGTGGGGAGTTTGGTGGATCCACAGTTACATGGTGACTTCAATACGGTACAAGTTGAAAGGGTCTGCAAAGTTGCATGTTGGTGCATTCAAGATAATGAGTTTGATCGGCCGGCAATGGATGAAGTGGTACGTGTTCTTGAGGGCCTACAGGAGATTGATATGCCCCCAATGCCAAGACTACTTGCAGCTATAACAGAACACTCTGATACAACTTCAATGTAA
- the LOC119360179 gene encoding L-type lectin-domain containing receptor kinase IX.2-like has product MGTAQLLLLLLACLHCPLAAAVAPPPFSFSFDFTNTSSYRQDDLKFEGNATVHGNLVDLTCNSFGKDSKDCVGRVSYAHRVPFYDNLTGEVASFQTRFTFVIMLDNNTMNYKGDGMAFFLAYYPSTMPATSGGGNLGLMSQVDGKRTTFGKDQFIAVEFDTYNNSYDPSTTFDHIGIDINSVMDSVNTTRLPNFSLNGSMTATVTFDNTSRMLIADLRFDDNDNYRPVQVSTQLPHPVTTLLPDQVAVGFSAATGSGMELHQLLSWSFNSTLAPPRKDHDKKAAVVGWLIGGAMALLVLWCIISYFKWTRSTSQNFLAPSGGARQLEYRVLAAATDDFSEERVIGQGAFGVVYRGTFFKVPSSGAPSRESDGPSSTESCASSNSSSKESTDDIEVAVKKIKNGTKGGDFLAEMNTISEAKHKNLVKLKGWCCRENNRNLLDFMCWCCREKKDAELFLVYELVPNGNLYYHLSESEQVIAWPTRYQIVKDIGSALVYLHHECEPYILHRDIKPGNILLDNKFNAKLADFGLSRIGNQDNMTLMTTAIGTEGYIDPECRKDGKVKFYPKSDVYSFGIVLLDIVCTGKSRERVWELYIRGKVMEATDGRLHGGDDLDRRQMKSVAVLGLWCSLPDGAKRPTVRKAMEVLERDESLPDLNYRVNTSVPSASGHQHIDTSSSDQQAFMSDES; this is encoded by the exons ATGGGCACcgcgcagctcctcctcctcctcctcgcttgcTTACACTGTCCTCTTGCTGCCGCAGTTGCTCCGCCGCCATTCTCGTTCAGCTTCGACTTCACCAACACATCCAGCTACCGCCAAGATGACCTCAAGTTCGAGGGCAACGCAACTGTGCACGGCAACCTGGTCGACCTCACCTGCAACTCGTTCGGGAAGGACTCGAAAGATTGCGTGGGACGGGTGTCGTACGCGCACCGAGTGCCGTTCTACGACAACCTCACCGGCGAGGTAGCCAGCTTCCAAACGCGCTTCACCTTCGTCATCATGTTGGACAACAATACCATGAACTACAAGGGTGATGGCATGGCTTTCTTCCTCGCCTATTACCCATCAACCATGCCGGCGACCTCTGGTGGGGGCAACCTCGGCCTCATGTCCCAAGTCGACGGCAAGAGGACCACCTTCGGCAAAGACCAGTTCATCGCTGTGGAGTTCGACACCTACAACAACTCCTACGACCCCAGCACCACCTTCGACCACATCGGCATCGACATCAACTCTGTCATGGATTCGGTGAACACAACAAGATTGCCCAACTTCAGCCTCAACGGTTCCATGACCGCCACCGTCACCTTTGACAACACTAGCCGGATGCTGATCGCcgacctgcggtttgatgacaatgATAACTATCGTCCCGTTCAGGTTAGCACGCAGTTACCCCATCCGGTCACCACCTTGCTCCCGGATCAAGTTGCCGTAGGGTTTTCTGCAGCCACCGGCTCGGGCATGGAGCTGCATCAGTTACTCTCGTGGTCATTCAACTCCACGCTTGCTCCGCCCCGGAAAG ATCATGACAAGAAGGCAGCGGTTGTTGGATGGTTGATTGGAGGAGCTATGGCGTTGCTTGTGTTGTGGTGCATCATCTCGTATTTCAAGTGGACAAGGAGCACAAGTCAAAACTTTCTGGCTCCAAGTGGAGGAGCCAGACAGCTCGAGTACCGTGTTCTGGCTGCTGCAACGGATGACTTCTCTGAGGAGCGGGTTATTGGGCAAGGTGCCTTTGGAGTAGTCTACAGGGGCACCTTCTTCAAGGTACCATCATCAGGTGCGCCCTCGAGAGAATCCGATGGTCCGTCCTCCACGGAATCTTGTGCGTCTTCAAACTCGAGCTCGAAGGAATCCACAGATGACATCGAGGTGGCTGTAAAGAAGATCAAGAATGGGACAAAGGGAGGAGACTTCTTGGCCGAGATGAACACCATTAGTGAAGCCAAGCACAAGAATCTCGTGAAACTGAAAGGTTGGTGCTGCAGGGAAAACAATCGGAACTTGCTTGATTTCATGTGTTGGTGCTGCAGGGAGAAGAAGGATGCCGAGCTCTTCCTGGTCTATGAACTCGTGCCGAACGGTAATCTGTACTACCACCTAAGCGAGAGTGAGCAAGTAATAGCATGGCCAACAAG GTACCAAATTGTGAAAGACATAGGCTCGGCCCTTGTTTACCTCCACCACGAGTGCGAACCTTACATTCTGCACAGAGATATCAAACCAGGCAACATACTCCTAGACAACAAATTCAATGCCAAGCTTGCTGACTTCGGGTTGTCGAGGATCGGCAACCAGGATAACATGACTTTGATGACAACCGCGATAGGGACGGAAGGGTATATTGATCCAGAATGTAGGAAAGATGGGAAAGTCAAGTTCTACCCTAAATCCGATGTCTACAGCTTTGGAATCGTTCTGCTAGACATTGTATGCACAGGGAAGTCCAGGGAGCGAGTCTGGGAGTTGTACATTAGAGGCAAGGTCATGGAGGCTACAGATGGAAGGCTTCATGGCGGCGACGATTTGGACAGGAGGCAAATGAAGAGCGTGGCTGTCCTCGGACTCTGGTGTTCTCTTCCTGATGGTGCCAAGAGGCCTACCGTTCGGAAAGCAATGGAGGTCCTGGAACGTGATGAGTCGTTGCCTGACCTTAACTACCGGGTGAACACTTCGGTACCCTCAGCCTCAGGACATCAACACATCGACACCAGTAGCTCTGACCAGCAGGCATTTATGTCAGATGAAAGCTAG